The DNA sequence GAATGCCCCAAAGTTGTTAAGACAATAACAGATCAATGATGAATGTAAAGATACTACCTATATGATTCTAACACAATTAAAATCACCTCTAGTTGTAATGTTCAATTTCTAACCTAACAGCAGTTGAAAAGACCCAGACCCATGAATACCCCAACATGTTTAGTAATAACACAATGTTTCTAACACTCTGGATTCCATATGATTTAGGCCGAGTATTAGCCAACCTATTTTCTGGAATAACACTGTGGAGACCATGTGCATAACTTTTCACCCCCAAACAAGTCAAACATTACATTGTTTGTATGAATGTGGAAGCACCTGAACATGATGCATTCTATTAGCGAAGCACAAGACATGTATCCAAAgaatacaaaatcaaacaacatAGCATACCAGCTTTCTTGTGGTCGATAGTATTACGATAAAGGAGAGAAGTATAGAACAGAGTCCTTGCCATATAGTCTGACATGTGGTCAGCCAGCAAAGGGTACTCAATTCCAGCAATCAATCCCTTTCGCAGTATAATATGTGGCGGTTCCAAATAGCGCATGCCAATCAAAGACATAGTCCGATCAAAATGATAAACTTCAGGCACATGATCAGGACTCAAACAACCATGCTCTCTCAATGCCAAAGCCTCAAAATAAGCTCTTTCCTTTGTCATTGGCCATGACTCACCTATACAACGTATGTAAGGAAGAGCCTGCAATACCCCAATAACACATTTCAGAAcattaaagctcaatacttATGACCAAAATCAAAGTCTCTCACATGTTGGGACCCAATCAGAATCTAATCAACTCACAAAGAACCTGCAGTAACCTAATACTATTGCATCATAGAACATTGAAGCTTAATACTTTTACCCAAAATCAAACTCTCTAGCATGTTGAACCCAACAAATTTTAACCCAATAACACAATGCATCATAGAACATTAAAGCTCAATGCTTTTGCCCCAAATCAAATCTCTATCAAGTTGGAGACAATAAAACTTTAACCAAACGAAAGGAAACAGCCAGCAGTAACCCAATAAGGCAATAACACATTGCATCATAGAAcattaaagctcaatacttttgcCACAAATCAAAATCACTATCAAGTAGAAGACAATAAAACTTTAACCAAACTAAACAGCCAGCAGTAACCCAATAACATATTGCATCATAGAACACtaaagctcaatacttttgcCCCAAAAATCAAATTCTCCAAACTCATTGGACCCAAAAAGTTTTTGATCAAATACCAGGAACCCATTACGACCCAGATGGAGAAAAACCGTTACCTGCTTGATGACAAAAGAGCCATGAGAACCAACAACGATGAAGACGAAATTGAGATTGCCATCGCCGACTTCCTTGATGGTCAAGTTGTCTAGGTGATCCTTGAGCTTGGAAGAGAGGGAAGGTGTGGCCTTTATGTAATCTACAAGCGACTTGTCGTTCAATGGCTGGAACTCGGAGAAGGCCATGTTGCGGcgatgaagatgatgactgaGTCCAGTGGCGGATTCAGGAATGAAACTTCAGGTGGGCTTGGGTTTCTAAGATAGCTATAGCTCTCTgcctctctaaaaaaaaaaaaaaactcattgaATAATCTTAACAAGAATTGACCCTTAATATATTATTCAAGTAGGAAATGAACCACAACGCATCCACTGTCAAGCTCAATGAGACTAGttcatcatcaattcatcatcaTCCAGTTATCCACCGTATATGTAATTAAGCGTAAAGAAAAGTAGAAACAGAATTCGCCGACAAATAGCAAAGACTAGTTTAGTAAATTCCATCCTCAATGAGACTAGTTCATCAACATCATCCACGGTATATAGTTTAGTAAATTCCTTCCCATGATAATAATTATTCTTTCTGCCAAAAGAATGAATTGAGAAAGAGAGGATTCAGACTCGGATCTTTTGCCGACAAATAGCAAAGACTAGTTGTTAAGTCAGAAGAAGTGTCCTTTGACAATTatacaaaaacaaatcaaaatcggAGCTCCAATATCTGAAAAACCACCACAATTACAGCAATGTCGAAACCAAAGAATCTATGGCAGAGTCTGCGgccttaaaaatttaaaatcaaCAACGAAATGCGAAAGCTTTCAAAGGCTCAAAGCTCCCACTTCTTATtaccaaaatcaatcccaattCCGCTTTCAAATTCAGATAAGATACCAATAAATCCGAAACCATcacgaaaattaaactaaaagcCATACCAATAAATCCGAAACAATTGTTCCTCAGTCCTCAGTGCCTCACATCGAATTGgaaggaagagaaggagaaaCCCACAATAAATCGTAAGCAAGACAGCAAGTTCCagtgtttagggtttaggtgaaatgagaaatagaaccaatatatataattttgctGTAATTTGTCTGAGAAACATTAATTAACGTGAGCATTAATTTTAGGGGCCGtcaccacttacccaattttactCTAAAAATTACTCACTTACTctaccaagagttttttaaccccatttacccaatctaacattcattgacagtattgccctcattaaCTACTCCCCTCAGACTACCAAGCAAACTCGAGCCTTAGCCAGCCCTgactcttctctccaaaatttCAGACTGGCCTCAGCTCACCTCCCTCCTACGTTCGTCGATCAAGACCCGgagctcttctccatcctcctCTCGCTTCTCAGAACAGGAAATCTGCCATCAAAAGGCCAAATCTTTGAACCTCTAAGACCTAATGAGTGGCTGGGTAGATCGATATCTGGAGGAGCACTGGTGTCCGGCGGCGATGCTTGCAGAGGCGCTGGGCAGAGCACGCTAGGCACCGGGGGGCGAGGGTTAGGCAGCGAGGTGGCGGGTGGGCTGCTACGTCGTCGCCGATCTAGGTGCTGCGACGATGCAGGGCTGACAAATCCTATTTGGGTGCGGCAACGGTGCAGAGGAGTCGTCGTGAGGTCGAGATTGGGTCTCTGGTGATCTGGTCCTGCTGTTGGGTGCAGAGATCAATTTCACTTGGCTAGGTGTGGTGAGGCCGGCGgccaaaacttttttttttttttttggatggaggcagaaaagaagaaatatttttccttctttgggttttttttttattttgacggaaagaaactagaaaacaagagttttttttcttggctattggctggtctgatgagtattggggggcaataatatgattactggggggcaataatatgatcaattgtgcatgtagtgtattcattttggttttgggagtttatacaattcactggacggaaataatatgattattgaaggtaataatatgatttttaggaggcaataataagagTATTGGggtgcaataatatgattaatggggggcaataatatgatcaattgtgcatgtagtgtattcattttggttttaagagtttatacaattcactggacggaaataatatgattattggaggcaataatatgatttttgggaggcaataataagagTATTGGggtgcaataatatgattattgggaggcaataatatgattactagggggcaataatagccggattccagATTCCGGTTACgggtcgccggattccgatcaccggtcaccggtcgccggcgccctaccactggtcaccggaggccggcaaggtggaggatgacttctctctctaagtgaaaaagaagtagagggcaaaaaagtctcaaaaaaaaattaaaaaaaattaattgggtaaagggaaaataatctcttagagtgttttgagtaaaTGGGATTAAAAAACAGtttgtggagcaagtgggcaatttttagcctaaaatcggataaatgatcattttcccttaattttactttattttgctAGTTTTTATGTAAGTATTTTAGAGCAGTGTTTATTGTACAAGGATAATAGAGTTTGGACATAGACTTGCATTGATAGACTACTTCATATATTAGAAGTAAGTCGGCGTAGGATTTCAACCAATTAATGCAGCCTCATCTATGTTATTTATTATCAAAGGGGAAAACTGTGGAACTACGAAAGGgggaaaaaaattcaaaatcaaaaccaagtttTCATACATAGGTTCCTTACAACAACAAATGGTGTCAGTATTCATACAGAAATCTGCTACGTCGTCTCTACAATGTGACTCTCTCCCTAACCAACCTCAGGCCTCCTTTCTCTGAAGGAAGATGAAACTAAAAATTACAGTGTGGTTTCTTGTATGCTACATGTAGAGGCACAATCAGTGAAGTGCCCTTTATATGTATTCCTAAAGTCTAAAACAAAAACTATTTCAACCTGATTATGGGTACAACAGGCTGCTTGTATCCTATATCAGTAGATTAGTTGTATCTACAAAAAGGTGCTCCCCGGAAGCAGATAAATGTAAAAGATGACTTTATCCAACTGTCTTCGCTGCAATTTGTATTCTGATATTTTCCTCCAAGGAGTTGGAGCAGCACTTACAAACAGAGAAGGCTGTAGAAAATGAGTGGTATGAAAGCATTGTCAAGTTGTGCTGTGTAAGCCTCCAGCAAACCACTTACAGTCCCAGCTACTAGAATAGAGATCCAATGCTGCAAAATGTGGCATCAAACTCATAAATAAACGTGATTTAATATTACAGTTACGACAATTTATGTATCATATGTTAAATTACTTGCACGTGACTTTACTTCCTATTCATGAACCAATCTAATTGGTGATTCCTTTTTCAAAGCAATTTAACTAAATAACCAGTTCAGCTATCCAAGTAATAggttccatgagcaacaatggtCCCGTGCCAATTTGGCAGTGTCAGAATAGAGATGCTATACCTCGGTAACAATATATCCAGTAGATGCTAGAAGGGGAAGCAACACAGAGCAAGCAGCTAGGACAGATGTTATACCAGCTGCAGTCCCTTCAACGGTTTTCTCTACCAATAGAAAAAAATTGCGCACACCAATAAGCAAACTAATGGGAAAACCTTCTCCggtaaaataaaatcaatacaAATACGTACTTCCAGTTTTGCTCCACCTGAGTACCCCGTACTTGTGCCCAACAACTGATGCCTGGAAATACAGGTAAAACCATTACAAGAGAGTAGGCTATGTGTAAACTCCTGTCCCGTTCTGTTCATCAAGTGTAAGCAGACTCACCATTGTATCTCCAATTCCAAGACTTAAAATTCCAGAAAAAGGGGATAGAGGTCGATCATTATACCCAGAAGACATCCAAATAGGAAGAGCGCATCCCAACAAGAGTGAAAAGTGGCTGAAGAAAGCATACAACATGAAATATTGGGAGTTCCTTATATCATACTAATGTTTAAAAAGCTTTGATCAATCAGAAGAAGCCATGCCATACCTGACAATAAGAAGATCTGAGTCGCGATGATCGGTGAAAGCACTCATGAATTTATGTATAAATTGTCCCAGTGGCCAAATTCTCCATACCTTGTCCCAAAGATATGGTCAAGCAAAATGAAATAAGACACATAGACTTCAAAATGACTCATTCTTTTCAACACTAATTCCCAACATTCGAATACAATATTTTAATTTAGCAATCTTTTCTCCTCAGCACATGCAATTTGCTTCTCACAAATACTATTCTTATGATAATGGATCTGAAAATTTGTGTAATACAATTAAATTTACAAATATGGATTAAAATGGCCATTCTGACAACTTACTCGAACAATTTCCAATGCCAAAAAAACTGCCAAAGCTGCACCAAATGCTAGATCAAGAAACTCTGGCTGGAAAAGAAACATACAATAAGCATATGCACACCACAACAAGAAAGAAGAAGCTGAATATGTACCAAGATGACAGTTTATCATTAGTCTAAATCACCTGGAAGATAAGAGCAGGCACAAACATTAACACAGCCATCAGATGGTAGTATTTTCGGAGTAAAATTCTCTCAATCTTACTATTCTTTGAAATGTTGTAGAACCTCATAACAGACACACATATCACACAAACCCAGTAGCCACACAGAGATAATCTCTTGAGTGGTTCCGAAAAAATAAATGACAGTACCCTGCAAAAATAAATTTGATGCTGATTAAGATGGTCATCTGGCATGGAATAGCTTATGTACTTTGGTAAATAGaatcaaaaaaaattattctattgttatttatattttgtAATCAAAGTACTATTACCGATACAGAAAAATCAAGCTATGCATTAAAATGAGAATGCTCAAGTATCTCATACAAGTGTTTAAGGAATTCAACTCATGCATATTCGTTAGGTTGTTGCTTGAATACAGAACTACAATTCAAAATTATCTTCATGATTTGGTACGTAGAAAATGTAGgaaaaaatattcaaggttgtcACTCTGACAATGCCATTATGTCACACATTTGTCAAATACGAATTCTCCGTTTAGCAGCGTAATAGTGGATACCCACAAAGGAATCAGAGGCAAGTTATGCCATAGAGTTACAAACTGCAGCACCCCTCAGAACTGTAATCTGGTTAACACATCCCAATACATGGTACTTCTGGGATCCAGTTTTCCAAAACTGGAATCTGAAATACCATCACATATGGGAAGAAATAGTagataaatgtctatatcatttGAGAACAGAAGATGTTACCATAAGAACGGGTGCATATGAAAATCCTGAACAAACTGCATCCACGCTGGAATGATCACAATCAAGATAAATCCGAGAGACGAAAAGAATATAACTGATCTCCAAGTTTCATTGTTTGTCCTCACTTCAGAGCAGGCCGTACTGAAAGAGCATTCCCACATTCGGAGAACAAGTTTAAAGACCactggaaaaagaagaaggccaAGCAGCAAACCCTGCATAAAATAGAACAACCTTTGCCATCCAGCCAGAATACTTGCAATCAATTTCATCTCTTAACGAAACATACCTGTATAATAATATTTATCTCGTTTGTTTTACTTCCATATTGTACCATATCTGATTTAATTGAGAAGCCAGACACCTGTT is a window from the Rosa chinensis cultivar Old Blush chromosome 2, RchiOBHm-V2, whole genome shotgun sequence genome containing:
- the LOC112188699 gene encoding dolichol kinase EVAN, with translation MASLLNGERAVVALFVGRVLFSLPLSLLPHGLALSLLAISALVLDVLADSSTNLLSQFNTRPGASSGILLGAVTLPTVMISKMIQLSRPFSLNQVAYQELESLTMQYWAISASSLSVLIFLCITIWCAPGNKPPPSLRSVWHSILSLSCIVLHTAVCCVTLGTSSLTSSEAALKLLWMLCHGLAVVKLIQHVFRTFPSCASIGEACLVASGLVLYFGDMLAYTIAKVSGFSIKSDMVQYGSKTNEINIIIQGLLLGLLLFPVVFKLVLRMWECSFSTACSEVRTNNETWRSVIFFSSLGFILIVIIPAWMQFVQDFHMHPFLWVLSFIFSEPLKRLSLCGYWVCVICVSVMRFYNISKNSKIERILLRKYYHLMAVLMFVPALIFQPEFLDLAFGAALAVFLALEIVRVWRIWPLGQFIHKFMSAFTDHRDSDLLIVSHFSLLLGCALPIWMSSGYNDRPLSPFSGILSLGIGDTMASVVGHKYGVLRWSKTGKKTVEGTAAGITSVLAACSVLLPLLASTGYIVTEHWISILVAGTVSGLLEAYTAQLDNAFIPLIFYSLLCL